The proteins below come from a single Tenuifilum thalassicum genomic window:
- a CDS encoding DNA-directed RNA polymerase subunit omega: MDIKKINAPTNTVTRDLDKLDKDTGNIYQTVRIIAKRANKLSVDIKQELNRKLEEFAYYTDNLEEVFENREQIEISKFYERLPKPTLIAAQEFLDGKLHYEFKEEQTEESEA, translated from the coding sequence ATGGACATTAAGAAAATCAATGCACCAACTAACACTGTAACCAGAGATTTAGACAAGTTAGATAAGGATACTGGTAACATTTACCAGACTGTCCGAATTATAGCTAAAAGAGCAAATAAGCTAAGCGTTGATATTAAGCAGGAACTCAACAGAAAGCTTGAAGAGTTTGCTTACTATACCGATAATTTGGAAGAAGTTTTTGAGAATAGAGAACAAATTGAGATTTCTAAGTTCTATGAGCGTCTTCCAAAACCAACCTTAATAGCTGCCCAAGAGTTCCTTGATGGAAAGCTGCATTACGAATTTAAAGAGGAACAAACCGAGGAAAGTGAGGCTTAA
- the porD gene encoding type IX secretion system protein PorD translates to MKRIGLLVLLFIPLIAFSQELRCNVSVNSQRIQGTNRILFQNMQTAIYEFMNNTTWTNHVYSFDERIECSIMLNITEQIGSDEFKGTIQVQSRRPVFNTSYNTTMLNFQDNNLHFRFREYEKIEFSESTHLNNLSSILAFYAYVIIGLDYDSFSLLGGTEYFQKAERIVSNAQNAVERGWKAYEGNRKNRYWLIENLLNPKYKPLREAIYKYHRLGLDVMSEKTAEGRAEIAESLVLLQRVYREKPDPYLFALQLFFDAKSDELVNIFSESFPTEKARVVNILTEIDNANASKYKKIIEQQNN, encoded by the coding sequence ATGAAACGAATAGGTTTACTAGTCCTTCTTTTCATCCCTTTAATAGCTTTTTCTCAGGAGTTACGATGCAACGTATCAGTTAACTCACAGCGCATTCAGGGTACTAACCGTATTCTTTTTCAGAACATGCAAACGGCAATCTATGAGTTTATGAATAACACTACGTGGACAAACCACGTGTATAGTTTCGATGAACGCATAGAGTGTAGCATAATGCTAAATATTACTGAGCAAATAGGTTCCGATGAGTTTAAGGGTACCATTCAGGTTCAATCGCGCCGTCCTGTTTTTAACACATCGTACAATACTACGATGCTTAATTTCCAAGATAATAACCTTCATTTTCGCTTTCGTGAGTATGAAAAGATTGAGTTCTCTGAATCAACCCACCTAAATAATCTCTCATCAATTTTAGCCTTTTATGCTTATGTGATAATTGGCCTCGATTATGACTCGTTTTCCCTTTTGGGTGGAACGGAATACTTTCAAAAGGCTGAACGCATTGTTTCTAATGCCCAAAATGCTGTGGAACGTGGTTGGAAGGCCTATGAGGGTAACCGGAAGAATCGATATTGGTTGATTGAGAATCTGCTTAATCCTAAATATAAACCCCTAAGAGAAGCAATATATAAATACCATAGGTTAGGACTTGATGTGATGAGCGAAAAAACTGCTGAGGGAAGGGCTGAAATTGCTGAATCGTTAGTTTTACTTCAGCGCGTCTATAGGGAGAAGCCCGATCCTTACCTGTTTGCCCTTCAACTTTTTTTTGATGCCAAGTCCGATGAGCTGGTTAACATTTTTTCCGAATCGTTTCCAACCGAAAAGGCTAGGGTGGTTAATATTCTAACCGAAATTGACAACGCAAATGCAAGCAAGTATAAGAAGATAATTGAACAACAAAATAACTAG
- a CDS encoding outer membrane protein assembly factor BamD — protein sequence MRLQGLLHLKKPLIIAIPVLIVFLFSCSGFEKILKSDDYEYKYKMALEYYKKKDHYRYVTLLEQLQNVYRGTFRADTIEFYLAMGYFNQGDYLLAGHQFDMFRKNYKRSAFTEDAEFMYAYCYYKSSPRPELDQTNTYAAIEAFTEYINRYPNTKRKTEVNKIMNELKDKLVEKSYLSSMLYYKIGDYKAAIVAIRNSINDYPQSKYREELMFHLLKASYLLADNSVESKRRERFQNTLDEYYSFISEFPESKYIDEAKKMYEASMKVLQNVN from the coding sequence ATGAGACTTCAAGGCCTTTTGCATTTAAAAAAACCGCTAATTATTGCGATTCCTGTTCTAATTGTATTTTTGTTTTCCTGCAGCGGATTTGAAAAAATACTAAAGAGCGACGACTACGAGTACAAGTACAAGATGGCCTTAGAGTACTATAAAAAGAAGGATCATTATAGGTATGTAACTTTACTTGAGCAGCTGCAAAATGTATATCGAGGAACCTTTAGAGCCGATACCATTGAGTTCTATTTAGCTATGGGCTACTTTAATCAGGGCGATTACTTGCTTGCCGGGCATCAGTTTGATATGTTTAGGAAGAATTATAAACGCAGTGCCTTTACTGAGGATGCTGAGTTCATGTATGCTTACTGCTACTATAAATCGTCACCCCGGCCAGAGCTAGACCAAACAAATACATATGCCGCCATAGAAGCTTTTACTGAGTATATCAATAGGTACCCTAATACAAAGCGTAAAACCGAAGTAAATAAGATAATGAATGAGCTTAAGGATAAGCTCGTGGAAAAGTCCTATTTAAGCTCCATGCTTTACTATAAGATTGGCGATTATAAAGCTGCAATTGTTGCAATTCGAAATAGTATAAACGATTATCCTCAAAGTAAGTATCGCGAAGAACTTATGTTTCACCTATTAAAAGCATCGTACTTGCTTGCCGACAATAGTGTTGAGAGTAAGCGCCGAGAGCGTTTCCAAAATACTTTGGATGAGTACTACTCTTTTATTAGCGAATTTCCAGAATCGAAATATATCGATGAGGCTAAAAAGATGTATGAAGCCTCAATGAAAGTTTTGCAAAACGTAAATTAA
- the coaBC gene encoding bifunctional phosphopantothenoylcysteine decarboxylase/phosphopantothenate--cysteine ligase CoaBC, with protein sequence MRLKDKHILIGVTGSIAAYKAASLIRLLVKEGAEVKVIMTPLAKEFITPLTLATLSKNPILVDFFNPENGDWNSHVDLGLWSDLYLIAPASANTIAKMATGVADNLLLTTYLSAKCPVMVAPAMDLDMYSHPITQQNISTLQNRGNIIIEAATGELASGLSGKGRMEEPEKILEQVVSFFLTSDRFKGQKILVTSGPTFEHIDPVRYIGNHSSGKMGNAIALEFAKQGAIVELVSGPVAKYPVHPNINLHKVTSAQQMFNEASRLFPDVNIAVLAAAVADFTIENFSDTKIKRKDQELTIKLKPTKDIAAHLGKEKKVNQLLVGFALETNDELENAKSKLERKNLDLIVLNSMSDLGAGFGHDTNKVTFINRHGEVKPFSLKSKEAVAADIVEEVFQMLSQK encoded by the coding sequence GTGAGGCTTAAAGACAAACATATTCTCATTGGTGTAACCGGGAGTATTGCAGCCTACAAGGCTGCATCACTTATCCGGTTACTTGTTAAAGAGGGGGCAGAGGTAAAGGTGATAATGACTCCTTTAGCCAAAGAGTTTATCACCCCTTTAACCCTTGCAACCCTTTCCAAGAACCCTATTCTTGTAGACTTTTTTAATCCAGAGAATGGCGATTGGAATAGCCACGTCGATTTAGGTCTTTGGTCCGATTTGTATTTGATTGCTCCTGCTTCAGCTAATACTATCGCTAAAATGGCTACTGGTGTAGCCGATAACCTTTTGCTCACTACTTATCTATCGGCAAAATGTCCTGTTATGGTGGCTCCAGCTATGGATCTGGATATGTACAGCCATCCTATTACACAGCAAAACATTAGCACATTACAGAATCGAGGGAATATTATCATTGAGGCCGCAACCGGTGAATTGGCAAGTGGCCTTAGTGGTAAAGGAAGAATGGAGGAGCCCGAAAAAATTCTTGAACAGGTTGTTTCTTTTTTTTTAACCAGTGATAGGTTTAAGGGCCAAAAGATACTTGTAACTTCGGGACCAACATTTGAACATATCGATCCCGTTCGATATATTGGCAACCATTCTAGCGGAAAGATGGGGAATGCAATAGCCCTTGAGTTTGCAAAGCAAGGCGCCATTGTTGAACTTGTGTCGGGACCTGTAGCTAAATACCCTGTTCATCCTAACATTAACTTACACAAGGTTACATCTGCTCAGCAAATGTTTAATGAGGCAAGTAGGTTATTTCCTGATGTCAACATTGCTGTATTGGCAGCTGCAGTAGCCGATTTTACTATCGAAAATTTCTCCGATACTAAAATTAAACGAAAGGATCAGGAGTTAACCATAAAGCTTAAACCCACTAAAGATATTGCTGCACACCTAGGCAAAGAAAAAAAGGTAAATCAGCTATTAGTAGGTTTTGCTCTAGAAACAAACGATGAGCTTGAGAATGCAAAATCGAAGCTAGAGCGAAAAAACCTAGATTTGATAGTACTAAACTCCATGAGCGACCTAGGCGCTGGTTTTGGACATGACACCAATAAGGTTACTTTTATTAACCGCCATGGGGAGGTTAAACCATTTAGCCTTAAAAGTAAGGAAGCAGTTGCTGCTGATATAGTTGAAGAGGTTTTCCAAATGTTATCCCAGAAATAA
- a CDS encoding aminotransferase class I/II-fold pyridoxal phosphate-dependent enzyme yields the protein MGPIGQWQEYSHGYFSFPKLEGEIKPRMKFRGKEVLTWSLNNYLGLANHPEVRKADAEAAAQYGMAYPMGARMMSGQTSKHEELEQKLAKFVGKEAAYLLNYGYQGMLSIIDTMLSRNDVVVYDSESHACIIDGLRLFPGKRFVFQHNDMDSCRKMLQHATKTAEKTGGGILLITEGVFGMAGDLGNLKAIVDMKKEFNFRILVDDAHGFGTMGKTGAGTPEHFGVMDEIDIYFATFAKSMAGIGGFVASNEKVVRYLAYNMRSQIFAKSLPMPMVIGALKRLELLQTQPDLKENLWKVVNALQSGLKEMGFDIGKTESPVTPVYMKGGIPEAANLVYDLRENYNIFCSMVVYPVIPKGQILLRLIPTAVHTLDDVEETIKAFAAVREKLLAGKYDKEKIAQI from the coding sequence ATGGGCCCGATAGGCCAATGGCAGGAGTATAGCCATGGCTATTTTTCATTTCCTAAACTCGAAGGCGAAATTAAACCACGGATGAAATTCCGCGGCAAAGAGGTTTTGACATGGAGTTTAAACAACTACCTAGGACTAGCAAATCATCCTGAAGTTCGAAAAGCTGATGCCGAAGCAGCTGCACAGTATGGGATGGCATATCCAATGGGAGCAAGGATGATGAGCGGTCAGACTAGCAAGCACGAGGAGCTGGAGCAAAAGCTTGCCAAATTTGTTGGTAAAGAGGCGGCTTACCTTCTAAACTATGGTTACCAGGGCATGCTATCGATTATTGACACCATGCTAAGCCGCAACGACGTAGTTGTATACGATTCAGAATCGCATGCATGTATTATTGACGGTTTGCGTTTATTTCCGGGTAAGCGTTTTGTTTTCCAGCACAACGATATGGATAGTTGCCGTAAAATGTTACAGCATGCTACAAAAACAGCTGAAAAAACAGGTGGCGGCATTTTACTTATCACCGAAGGGGTATTCGGCATGGCAGGCGATTTAGGCAACCTAAAAGCCATTGTTGACATGAAAAAGGAGTTCAACTTCCGCATTCTTGTTGACGATGCTCACGGCTTTGGGACAATGGGTAAAACTGGAGCAGGTACACCTGAGCACTTCGGTGTTATGGACGAGATAGATATCTACTTTGCCACCTTTGCTAAGAGTATGGCTGGAATAGGCGGTTTTGTTGCTTCAAATGAAAAGGTAGTTAGATACCTAGCTTACAATATGCGTTCACAAATTTTTGCAAAATCGCTGCCTATGCCAATGGTGATTGGTGCTCTAAAGCGTCTTGAACTATTACAAACTCAACCTGATCTTAAAGAAAACCTTTGGAAGGTAGTAAATGCTCTACAATCAGGTTTAAAAGAAATGGGATTTGATATTGGCAAAACAGAATCACCTGTTACTCCAGTTTACATGAAAGGTGGTATCCCTGAGGCAGCAAACCTGGTTTATGACCTACGCGAAAACTATAACATTTTCTGTTCAATGGTTGTTTATCCTGTTATTCCTAAAGGTCAAATTCTGCTACGCCTTATCCCAACTGCAGTTCACACTCTTGACGATGTTGAGGAGACAA